The segment aaaagtacacacacatacaaaaaagatagaacaaataaaaactaatgaaagaaagagaaatcaagagaatcacagatgtgtgtgatgttattgtggacggagggaggaataaaaacactgaggttaatctaccaatcagacacgttcagcattgcaggtcccgccccctgaaagtcctgggaccttgggggtagtacttttcaaaggtcccgggacagggggtagtacttttcaggggggagatgatCTACCCTCTGGTTTAAAAACTCCTTAAGCTCCAGCCAAAACAGGCTCCTCACCTTGGTTCTGCTTTCCCAGTCTTTTTTGAAACATCTGTCTTCACACTCTTCTCCttgttttttctgtcctctcttccttcatgaAAACGGTgaagtagggggaggtagagcgtacagcaaAACCTGGCAGGCGTGAGTCCTAGCCCAAACAGACTTCTCACCTTGGCTCtaccttccctctcttctttctgaCCTCTCTTTGCAGACTCCTCTCTTTATtatgtctctcctctcttctgtgaTTGAAATAACGTAGCGGGGGAGGCAGAGCGTACAGGCTCACTTTTCTGTATTCAGTCTGACATGTTCCCCGTTCTGTCTCTCCCGCTCAGCTCTCTGCGTCAGTACTCCTTCCACTCCCTGAAGGATCTGTGCTCCCTCAGAGACGTCCCCGACCTGAGGAACGACCTGGCCTTTCTGCTGCACATGTTAGACCAGTACGACCCCCTGCTGGCCCAGCGCCTGTCCGTGTTTCTGTCCCCCGTCAGCGAGAGCCGGCTGATGGAGGAGAGCCTGGAGAGGCGCTGGGGGGAGGAGAAGCTGCGCGCGATGATCAGTGTGGATGCAGACGGCTGCTCCAGGCTGCAGCTGGTGGCTCTGCCTCGCCTCCCCCCGGCCCTCTTCACCCTGAGCCAGCTGCAGGTCCTCAAACTGGAGCTCATCGCGGACGCCAGGTTCACCGCACAGGTGGCAAACATGGCGGCACTCAGGTGAGCTATAGAGCGGTGCCTTTAATCTGAAGTCAGCCATCATCCACTTTAAGCATGTTTGATTCTGCTGCAGGTTTTGTAGTTTTAATGTGGGGCCTAATGGAGGTtcactcacttttggagccccCCTCTAGTGGCCACTCGAGGAACTGTGTTTTGGCACTTTAGCATTGGAAGGTTGCCTCTTGGTGCATAATGACACACTTTCATCATCTCTGTTATCTTTGCTTCCATCAACAGGGAGCTCCATCTCTATCACTGCATGGCCGCCGTGGACCCCAGTGCCCTCGGAGTCCTCAAGGAACGTCTGGAAGTCCTCCACCTCACCTTCACTCAGGCCTCAGAGATCCCCAGCTGGGTCCTCTCCCTCCGCAGCCTGCACGAGCTCCACCTCTGTGGTCGTCTGAGCAGTGACGGTGGAGTCGGCCGCAGCTGGTCGTTGGGGAGCCTCCGTCTGTTACGCCACCTTCGTTTGCTGGTGATCCGGGGCCGGTTGCAGAGGATCCCCGGGGAGCTGTGTGAGGTTGCGGGCAGCTTAGTGAGACTGGAGATCCACAACGAGGGCACCAGGCTGCTTGTTCTCACAGGTCTGAAGAGGATGGTGGACCTGacggagctgctgctgcaggactgCCAGCTGGAGCGTTTGCCCTCCGCCCTGCTGGCTCTCACCAACCTGCGGACGCTCGACCTGCAGCACAACAACCTGAGGACTCTGGAGGAGCTGCTCACTCTGGCTCATCTGAGacgcctctcctctctcagactCGCCTACAACCGTGTTCTGGTTCTGCCGAACAGCGTCGGGGTGCTCCGAGGCTTGGAGCTCCTGGATCTGTCAAACAACCAGCTTCGGGGTCTCCCTCCAGCTCTCTTCTCGCTCCGTCACCTTCGCAGACTCCTGCTGGCTGGAAACCTTCTGGAGGAGCTGCCTGCAGCGGTGaaagctctgcagctgctgACAGAGCTGGACCTCAGCGGGAACCGGTTAGAGAACCTCCCCTCTGAGCTGTTCAGGAACTGTTTGGAGCTGCGCACCCTGAACGTGGCACGAAACTCCCTGAGCTCTCTGCCCAGTGGGATCGCAGCTCTGAGCCACCTGAGCAGGTTGGACCTGCGCAGTAACAGTCTGGAGGAGCTGCCGGCTGAGCTGGGCTGCTGCTCGGGCCTGCACGGAGGAGGGCTCCTGGTGGAGGAGtggctgtttctctctctgcccccCCAAGTCAGGGACTTCTTGAGCCACTCTTTTACCTTCACTGGGAAACGCTCAGAGGATCACACCCGTCCAGAGTCGGACAGTTTCCCATACTTCTCTCCGACGCTGTGGagtttctcctctgctctggaATCACAGATTTAACTGCATCCATGAGGTGTGGAAAGCATTGAAAAAACAAGTTCCTGAGTCAGAAAAACAACTCAGAAACTCAGGAATTAAACAACTTTATGACCCAAAACAAGACTAGGTTTCCTTAAACACTAATATAAGTACAGCTTACATTCTGAGCTTGAAGTTATTGAAGTTTCTCTGAGTTTCTAAACTGGAATTAAGGTCCTGACTTTACAACTTGACGTCATATTTGTCATCAACATGAAGATTTGATCATGTTCAACTTTTTATTAATTGCAGATTAATTTTTTGATCCAATATAATTTGTAACATGATACTACCATTATTTCTTGTCCTCACAGAGTGACCTAGATTAgctaaaaagttatttttaacatttataaggtaatattttaatatttataaacaTTCCTCCTTGATCAAAAAGTCTCAGGTAATGTTAAACCTGACTTTCTGAAATGAAACCACGTGAACAAAATCAGAAACTGGGATTATCCAAGGTGCTCATGAATGCAGCATAAGACTAACGGCCAGCACTTTCCTAACACTGAGAGTTTATCTTATCAAGGTGCTTTTgcatgctgattttttttatacatattttttataacaCTTTATTTGATGTAAAGAAATGTTCAGACTCCTTTTTTGTGGGTCTAAAACCACTGTAGTTGCTGCATTTAAATTTTAACCCACAAAGAACGTATGCAGATGAATGTATCCACATGAAAATAAGTATGAACAAACTGCTGGcgtgaaaaatgaaatgatacAAAATGCTAAATAATCTGAGCAGTAAATGATGGTAAAATGTAAATatctaatattttttattattataaaatatatctttaacaGGAGGGTGGTAAAATGATAGTAGTCTTAGATGTATTAATTCTGCAGGACTGTCTGTGCAGATGACATATAGAAAAgatcctgtgttttttaaagagcaaAATATTTACAGAGATATTAACAATGTAATTATGAGAATATATTACTTGTgttcatgcattttaatatcAAGaatatcaatgtttttttacaaGCAGTTTAAATCTCTAACTGTGACAACaacacagaataaaaatgattattttacaGAAGCTTCTGTTGATATTTGTTCCCCATTTCTCTCAAGTTTGTCCACTTAACTATTCACTAGCTGCTGTCTTTATTAATGAATGTTCAAAAGCTCCCACAGTGAGATGAATGTACTGACTTTACTAACAGTTAGAACAAGTTGTGTGATTGTCCTTCGTTTTGCTGCAGTTCATTGCAGTGACCTCTAGGGGCAGTATACACAAAGGAACATGGACACACTCGGGTAAACCTACCAAAGCATGAAATAGAGTTATAAGATCTCAAGTTGAATTAATTGGATTGTTTGTTGATTGCACTGCACTTTTTTTACaagtgcagtgcatgtgtgaaaagtgCTCTTTACAGTTTCAGCTCAgcccattatttatttttagttcatgttttatttacaaatGTAAAGACTAAACCTCTTCAGGATTTTTATGAACAAACAAGCTCTTAAATGCaaatatttgaaatgtattgatATAAATACTGATAAAAAACCTACATCATATTGTTAACAGTTttgatttattataataattatgttttctttaatatttcattattattgttcttcCGTTATGCTATCTGTTCATAAAAGCCTGCTACATTTGATGTCTGTGTTGCCATATGTagttgtaaatatatatttcaattaaatacaaaaaaatatacataataataaataagagaTTAGAGATAATAGactcctttactcgtcccacaacggggaaattcaagtgttacagtaacagagtagacagtgcaaaagaaatatataaagcaaacaagagcctataaattaaAAAGTATTACAAAGTTataagcaattaaaattaaaatcatgattaaagaggtaaaaaaataagtatatcataaaatcacacacacacacacacacacacacacacacacacacacacacacacatatatatatatatatatatatatatatatatattattgattatagagtCCGACCACTGCAGGGAGAAAAGACTATATATATAgtagtatatacatatatatagaaGAAATAATCCacaaataatttatatttttaaataattatacattattatttgtataacaataaataatacaaataaaaaaacaacaatttaaggGGGCAGATGTAAGCTTAATCAAGAGTATTAATATTGATATTACCTCATGTCGGTCAgactacattttttaaaattcaaacctGTAACTTTACGATGTTTTACTCATTCTGCATACCTTcgcctttttattttatgtgtttatttattattttcacctCCTTTGTCCCTTCAGAGCTCCCATACCGCTGCTTATGCGTCCCGCCTTTTCAAACTGCAGTGGACTGCGGAACACTTTTCGTCCAATCGCTGACCTCCCTTGCCTATTGACGCCCGAATCCACCAATCACCTTAACGTTTCCCAGAGTAGGCGGGACTTCCGGTGTCTCGTATAAACCATCTGAGGCCTGCCCATGCGGTTTTGATCTGTTGGTGGACGCGAAGCTAACAACTCAAAGgtaaatattcacattttgaTTCATTGGAAGAAGTAGaatttttaaagactttaaactTCTTTAAGGGGAAGTCTTAAAtcgtatttattttataatagtTGTGGATTTTTCAGCCCGGGATGATTTTACGTCCTTCATTGTTTGCTTCAGGGCGCTTTCAGCTAGCTAGCTCGGTAAACCGTGTTCCTCTCCTGTTTTTAAACGAGTAGcatttattttcctccagggTAAGAATTATTATACCTTTACATGTATTTTTCACTTTCATATAAACCTGTGTTACCTCAGATTGATTTGGAAGAAGTCCCACTGGGGTCGTGTAGCATGCTAGCTTGCCACGTTAGCAGTCCTTATGTAACACAATGGCTCTCCAGTGTTTTcaatgctaagctaaccagccGAATGTGCAGGTTGTACCTGTTTTTAGATTTTGGATGTGAGTGAGGTGCTTTGTTTACAGACTGTGAATTGAGTCCGTAAAGTCTTGCTGTGCTTTGTTTCTCTGGTTTTGCTAACCAGCTGATTTTACGTACTGTAGTAGCATTTAGAAACGGTGAGGTTCAGTGTTTACAAAGATCCTTAATCAGGGAAGAATGCTATACTCAGCAAGATCCGATCTCTAGTTGTAAAGAAAGCATAACACAGTTTATATTCatgcaaaaacacatcaaagctttaaatcaaagactttgGCCTAAGCCAGAACATGGAAGGCCAACAACAGGTGTGAACAGTCCCATCGAAACCTGCATGGGGAGTTTGTTTCAGGTATTGATCCACAGAGACAAAAGATACTCTACCACTGCAGGAACTAGGAACCCTATGAGGAACTATTTGCATTTCttcagcaggaaccagggtccaaATTTAGTCCGTGGCAATCGACCGCTCCAGGAACTTTTGGAGGCACCattcacaataacatcacactcacctgtgattcactcggtttaataactcctgatacgcctgatagtgtgaatgtgtctgtcagctcccggtgttacagtctgaagagtgaccctgtaaactggagaccttcagctgaacgtgtcagtgtttgtggagtttatacagctgttgaaacacagagggagttccttggaatacaaactagtttagtttttattaagatttcaaaatatcctcatcagatatttaatgatcgtctaaagacgtttatgagggatgcagccgactgagagtctccagttaacagggtcgctgtttacaccaaaacaccggccgatctctgccacagcttttatAAAAGTTGAGCCTTTCAGGTGTATTGTGACCTCTCGGTACTTGCACTTTTCTGTTTCCAAGCATCCTCTGTTGTTGAAGGGCGTTAGTCTCTTTTGTACAGCGTACACGTTCCTGGAAATGAAAGCCCCTGAAACTTTGattgaaaagcaccttttaaaaaatgaaccagACTGACATCCTAACCTTTTTGTTTCTCCTGCTCCTCAGACACAATGGCTGAGAACGACGTTGATAATGAGCTGCTCGACTACGAGGAGGATGAAGAGCCTCAGGGAGCACCGGAGAGCGCTGCCCCGGCAGGAAAGAAGGAGGTGAAGGGTTCCTACGTTTCCATTCACAGCTCTGGCTTCAGAGATTTTCTGCTCAAACCAGAGCTGCTCCGAGCCATCATCGACTGTGGGTTTGAGCATCCTTCTGAAGGTGAGGGACATCTTGGATTATGTGTAtcctattttattatttcacaacAACTATTCCATTAATCAGCGTAAAGCTAGTGACTGTCGAAGAGTAATTCGGCTTGAAAGGcaatattttcttctttaactcctcctctgtgttcttTCTACAGTCCAGCATGAATGCATCCCACAAGCCATCCTGGGGATGGACATCCTGTGCCAAGCCAAGTCTGGTATGGGGAagacagctgtgtttgtgctggcCACACTGCAGCAGATTGAACCTGTTGATGGACAGGTGAGTGCTAGTTACACACTTAAGATGCATCATTCATATTTACATGGAGTTTAAGGAACCAAATCAACAAGTTAGTCAGACTAAGTTGAATTTCTTGAAGATAGATTAACACA is part of the Notolabrus celidotus isolate fNotCel1 chromosome 20, fNotCel1.pri, whole genome shotgun sequence genome and harbors:
- the si:ch211-106h11.1 gene encoding volume-regulated anion channel subunit LRRC8D — protein: MFSLSELVPLNQHQSRSKLLKPWWEVFMDYLVVLMLMASVLACTEQLSRDRVVCIPLDPVFTVNTSHQSPGPGGDEALTPPSKPPTHSPHNISPDVPPSRGRKTHLVYQQYIYISQVCYHEALPVCSRFFPYMALLQTLVLVASGSFWLHFPHTSARIEHFLAILAKCCESPWTSQALSHAAQQENLPDERGPLRRAPSLSSTPVIYRRQPSTDSGTESPLLKRSDSGSSAAPPSPCPSNLSCNSIMSSTSHSSQVNSVKPSVMDSPRQVLSLDKSDGEQARALFERVRKFRSHCEISDVIYKVYSAQTIFKLLMVTLIVGYTIPLLGSFSFTHTCRPEETALVGYDTFECIHVISSLMRKLLVAYLTLLGLYGLLNVYTLSWILHSSLRQYSFHSLKDLCSLRDVPDLRNDLAFLLHMLDQYDPLLAQRLSVFLSPVSESRLMEESLERRWGEEKLRAMISVDADGCSRLQLVALPRLPPALFTLSQLQVLKLELIADARFTAQVANMAALRELHLYHCMAAVDPSALGVLKERLEVLHLTFTQASEIPSWVLSLRSLHELHLCGRLSSDGGVGRSWSLGSLRLLRHLRLLVIRGRLQRIPGELCEVAGSLVRLEIHNEGTRLLVLTGLKRMVDLTELLLQDCQLERLPSALLALTNLRTLDLQHNNLRTLEELLTLAHLRRLSSLRLAYNRVLVLPNSVGVLRGLELLDLSNNQLRGLPPALFSLRHLRRLLLAGNLLEELPAAVKALQLLTELDLSGNRLENLPSELFRNCLELRTLNVARNSLSSLPSGIAALSHLSRLDLRSNSLEELPAELGCCSGLHGGGLLVEEWLFLSLPPQVRDFLSHSFTFTGKRSEDHTRPESDSFPYFSPTLWSFSSALESQI